In Fundulus heteroclitus isolate FHET01 chromosome 18, MU-UCD_Fhet_4.1, whole genome shotgun sequence, a single genomic region encodes these proteins:
- the LOC118566703 gene encoding post-GPI attachment to proteins factor 2-like, whose product MIQGSNVLGYERPLVIRISFATCIVVTVCLPLLGLITCVSISSLFHFEDATGTHCQVPNYLPSISASISISPECHIWRFCIGLHSAPRLLVAFTYFRFYKTRFAARSSESTLSCLNLAFSIFENLGLLLLTYVSSNETYFVHKEGFVLFIVSSLIYMLITCRLWRTIKKYSLSPEDAKSHYWKVRFLLLNVCFCAFAGFFYWKHNMYCEPGSYTFFALFEYLVVFSNMAFHLTAVWDFKSREVVVISSFEDKDF is encoded by the exons ATGATCCAAGGCTCAAATGTGTTGGGCTATGAGAGGCCCCTGGTCATCAGGATATCATTTGCCACTTGTATTGTGGTCACTGTGTGCCTGCCACTGTTAGGACTCATCACTTGCGTCTCTATATCCTCTCTTTTTCACTTTGAAGACGCCACCGGTACACATTGCCAG GTTCCAAACTACCTGCCATCCATCAGTGCCTCAATCAGCATCAGTCCCGAGTGCCACATATGGCGGTTCTGCATCGGACTGCACTCTGCACCGAGGCTTCTGGTGGCCTTTACCTACTTCAGATTTTACAAGACCCGCTTTGCTGCCAGGTCCTCTGAGAGCACACTCAGCTGCTTGAACTTGGCCTTTTCGATTTTTGAGAACCTtggcctgctgctgctgacttATGTGTCATCTAATGAGACATACT TTGTGCATAAGGAAGGTTTTGTCCTCTTCATTGTGAGCTCTCTTATCTACATGCTGATAACCTGCCGTTTGTGGAGAACCATTAAAAAGTACTCGTTAAGTCCTGAG gaTGCCAAGTCTCATTACTGGAAAGTCCGCTTCTTACTcctcaatgtttgcttctgtgcttttgctGGATTCTTTTACTGGAAACACAACATGTACTGTGAACCAGGAA GTTACACCTTTTTTGCTCTGTTTGAGTACCTTGTCGTCTTCTCCAATATGGCCTTCCACCTGACCGCTGTGTGGGACTTCAAGAGCCGAGAGGTTGTGGTCATCTCCTCCTTTGAGGATAAAGACTTCTGA